One Calditrichia bacterium DNA window includes the following coding sequences:
- a CDS encoding DUF1508 domain-containing protein has protein sequence MKFQIEQVPGGDGFQFRLLSNAGDVWLTSSTFADRDGCTAAIRTAIERIADEGNFENRAEDGQFFAVLSDENGARLAISEGLASAAAAASRIGVIATEAEEQEDYEVTLTTTTLTSAALPSFLGSAFTNFEELYDFTLSSASNQPGFELFQSDKDQEFYFFFNDAAGKSILYSRGFKDASRRKKRIGQVIKNAQREDKYDRRDSGGQYSFILNGSNGQEIARSPMFASEAEREAAIAYLMGNAGEYASLYIKPKRKSQKKAVNQYNLDRKSTSGNEGFEDFRNADDKQHYFHLNDQKAAALLFSQGYASAKSRDNGIRSVIKNGGDRTRYELREEGGKHYFILRAGNRQEIARSRNFATVAEAESFIDYLVGKLPGYAAIYGVAAAEIATTQTESFTLTVDRDEPEVEAPASKKVIDDYLPCDEYAGERGFHKFYREDRKEYYFSYINDDDEVVLRSEGYTTAAARDNGIESVKKNAPIEKRWLKETAMDGKYHYFALRAGNNQEIARSCYYESKGAMLAAFGWLSGALGLLGAAAAVAAAPAPTPAPTAVAAATPAPSQPVAKIAKSVPVAAPVAAPVPPPAAEKSGGIPWGCLIPLLLVLLLAALFFLFRGCESEKPVATPPPATKVAPPAEQPAAQERTAPAAETPEPAKPALLGPTAASLGFAADSPEGMLANYLSDPASTFPKTFRLANLNFETDLDQLEPAAKAILDKVTKVLEAYPSVKFRIDGHTDNRATEAYNLDLSDRRAKMVGNYFRGKGINSSRFTTRGFGESQPVASNETQGGQYQNRRVELVVTER, from the coding sequence ATGAAATTTCAGATTGAGCAAGTGCCGGGTGGCGACGGGTTTCAGTTCCGGTTGCTTTCGAATGCGGGTGACGTATGGCTGACCAGCAGCACATTTGCAGATCGCGATGGGTGCACGGCGGCAATCCGTACGGCAATTGAGCGCATTGCAGATGAAGGCAATTTCGAAAATCGTGCGGAAGACGGGCAGTTTTTCGCGGTGCTCTCGGATGAAAACGGCGCCCGTTTAGCCATTAGTGAAGGACTGGCCAGCGCAGCCGCTGCTGCTTCGCGAATCGGTGTTATCGCGACCGAAGCTGAAGAGCAGGAAGATTACGAAGTTACCCTAACCACGACAACCCTTACGAGCGCAGCATTGCCGTCCTTTTTAGGCAGCGCGTTTACCAATTTCGAAGAACTTTACGATTTCACTCTCAGTTCTGCCTCAAATCAACCGGGATTTGAACTGTTCCAGAGCGACAAAGATCAGGAGTTTTACTTTTTCTTTAACGATGCTGCCGGAAAATCCATTTTATACAGCCGTGGATTTAAGGATGCATCGCGCCGGAAAAAGCGCATCGGGCAGGTGATCAAAAACGCCCAGCGCGAGGACAAATACGATCGCCGCGACAGCGGTGGCCAATATTCTTTCATCCTCAACGGCAGCAACGGGCAGGAAATCGCCCGCAGCCCCATGTTCGCCAGCGAAGCGGAACGGGAAGCAGCCATCGCATATCTGATGGGCAACGCCGGAGAATACGCTTCGCTGTACATCAAGCCGAAGCGCAAAAGCCAGAAAAAAGCGGTGAATCAGTATAATCTGGATCGCAAATCGACATCCGGCAACGAAGGATTCGAAGATTTTCGCAATGCGGATGACAAACAACATTATTTTCATTTGAATGATCAAAAAGCGGCGGCGCTGTTGTTCAGCCAGGGATATGCCTCCGCAAAAAGCCGCGATAACGGTATTCGCTCCGTTATCAAAAACGGCGGCGACCGCACCCGTTACGAATTGCGCGAAGAAGGCGGCAAACACTATTTTATCCTCCGTGCTGGAAACCGGCAGGAAATTGCCCGCAGTCGAAATTTTGCAACCGTTGCCGAGGCGGAATCTTTCATCGATTATCTGGTTGGCAAATTACCCGGATACGCCGCGATTTATGGCGTTGCCGCCGCCGAAATTGCCACCACCCAAACCGAGTCGTTTACGCTGACGGTGGATCGCGATGAGCCGGAAGTGGAAGCACCGGCATCCAAAAAAGTAATTGATGATTATTTGCCCTGCGATGAATACGCGGGTGAAAGGGGATTTCACAAATTTTATCGCGAAGACCGCAAAGAATATTACTTCAGCTATATTAATGATGATGACGAAGTTGTGCTCCGCAGCGAAGGCTACACCACAGCCGCCGCCCGCGATAACGGCATCGAATCGGTGAAGAAAAACGCGCCGATCGAAAAGCGCTGGTTGAAAGAAACCGCGATGGACGGCAAATACCATTATTTTGCGCTGCGTGCCGGGAACAATCAGGAAATTGCCCGCAGTTGCTATTACGAATCCAAAGGCGCGATGCTGGCTGCATTTGGCTGGCTGAGCGGTGCACTCGGTTTGTTGGGCGCTGCCGCCGCTGTTGCTGCCGCACCTGCACCCACACCTGCGCCCACCGCTGTTGCAGCGGCAACACCTGCGCCGTCGCAACCGGTTGCCAAAATTGCCAAATCGGTACCCGTTGCCGCACCGGTCGCTGCGCCGGTTCCGCCGCCAGCCGCGGAAAAAAGCGGTGGTATTCCGTGGGGTTGTTTAATTCCGCTATTATTGGTGTTGTTGCTGGCTGCGTTGTTCTTCCTGTTCCGCGGCTGCGAATCGGAAAAACCGGTCGCCACGCCGCCGCCCGCCACCAAAGTTGCACCGCCCGCCGAACAACCGGCAGCACAGGAAAGAACCGCACCCGCAGCAGAAACACCCGAACCGGCAAAACCGGCACTGCTCGGACCGACCGCTGCGTCATTGGGATTTGCGGCAGATTCTCCGGAAGGCATGTTGGCAAATTATCTCAGCGATCCGGCCAGCACGTTCCCGAAAACGTTCCGGTTGGCAAACCTGAATTTCGAAACCGATCTGGATCAGCTCGAACCGGCCGCAAAAGCTATTTTGGACAAAGTTACCAAAGTGCTGGAAGCGTATCCATCCGTAAAATTCCGGATCGACGGGCACACGGATAACCGTGCAACAGAAGCATACAATCTGGATTTATCCGACCGCCGCGCGAAGATGGTGGGCAATTATTTCCGTGGAAAAGGCATCAACTCATCGCGATTCACTACCCGCGGATTTGGCGAAAGCCAGCCGGTTGCCAGCAATGAAACACAGGGCGGACAATACCAGAATCGCCGGGTGGAACTGGTCGTAACTGAAAGATAA
- a CDS encoding MATE family efflux transporter codes for MDVIKQRWHAESGYAAVLKLSLPLILSTSSWSLQQFVDRIFLTWYSPEAIAASMPAGMANWTLMSLFFGIAVYVSTFVAQYFGAKQTERIGPAVWQGVYLAIVTAIAIAPFYFIAPELFALFGHSAEVARLEAIYFQVLLFGGPFAVIANAASGFFSGLGKTWLVMWVNFAGTFVNLVLDYFMIFGIGGFPEMGIAGAGWATVIGTIFTAGLFLALMLRRRYDQEYATLRGWRFDPTLFRRLMRYGIPNGMQFVLEVFAFTIFIFFVGNLGLVPLAASNIAFNISMLAFLPMFGLSMGVSILVGQHLGDNRPDLAEKATWSAFHLGFTFFTVLGIGYFLVPKLFLWPFAAQADPAEFNEIAALTEILLRFVAFYCLFDAGNMVFSGAIKGAGDTRFVAIASFGLSWIVLLLPSYLGIYVFDGGIFALWTSVTAYVCSLCFAFLWRFKQGKWRDMRVIEQN; via the coding sequence ATTGATGTAATAAAACAACGCTGGCATGCCGAAAGCGGCTACGCAGCTGTGCTGAAATTATCGCTGCCGCTGATTTTGAGCACCAGCTCGTGGAGTTTACAGCAATTTGTGGATCGCATATTTCTCACCTGGTATTCGCCGGAGGCGATTGCCGCATCCATGCCTGCGGGCATGGCTAACTGGACGCTGATGAGCCTGTTTTTTGGCATCGCGGTGTATGTGAGCACATTTGTGGCGCAATATTTTGGCGCGAAACAAACCGAGCGAATCGGGCCGGCGGTGTGGCAGGGCGTTTATTTGGCGATCGTAACGGCGATTGCAATTGCGCCATTTTATTTTATCGCGCCGGAGCTGTTCGCGCTGTTCGGGCATTCAGCGGAGGTTGCACGGCTGGAAGCCATCTATTTTCAGGTGTTGCTGTTCGGTGGGCCGTTTGCGGTGATCGCCAACGCCGCATCCGGATTTTTTTCCGGTTTGGGCAAAACCTGGCTGGTGATGTGGGTGAATTTCGCCGGGACTTTTGTGAATCTGGTGCTGGATTATTTCATGATTTTTGGCATTGGCGGATTCCCGGAAATGGGCATCGCCGGTGCCGGGTGGGCAACGGTTATCGGTACAATTTTCACCGCGGGGCTGTTCCTCGCGCTGATGCTCCGGCGGCGATACGATCAGGAATATGCCACGCTTCGCGGCTGGCGATTCGATCCCACGCTATTCCGGCGGCTGATGCGTTACGGCATTCCCAACGGGATGCAGTTTGTGCTGGAAGTGTTCGCATTTACGATTTTTATCTTTTTTGTGGGGAATCTGGGATTGGTGCCGTTGGCGGCCAGCAACATCGCGTTCAACATCAGCATGCTGGCGTTTTTACCGATGTTCGGGCTGTCGATGGGCGTTTCCATTCTCGTCGGGCAGCACCTCGGCGATAATCGCCCGGATCTGGCTGAAAAAGCAACCTGGTCCGCATTCCATCTTGGATTTACGTTTTTTACGGTGCTGGGCATCGGCTATTTTCTGGTGCCAAAGCTGTTTTTGTGGCCGTTTGCGGCACAGGCAGATCCGGCAGAATTCAACGAAATTGCCGCGCTCACAGAAATTCTGCTGCGATTTGTGGCGTTTTACTGCCTGTTCGATGCCGGAAATATGGTGTTTTCCGGTGCCATCAAAGGCGCAGGCGATACCCGTTTTGTGGCGATCGCCAGTTTTGGGCTGTCGTGGATTGTGCTGTTGCTGCCGTCGTATTTGGGAATTTATGTGTTTGATGGCGGCATTTTTGCGCTCTGGACCAGCGTTACCGCATATGTCTGCAGCCTGTGTTTTGCATTTCTGTGGCGATTCAAACAGGGCAAATGGCGCGATATGCGCGTGATCGAGCAGAATTAA
- a CDS encoding helix-hairpin-helix domain-containing protein: protein MGLTGLLLLILLGMNLPILAQNEVDISDLLEGLESESIGQTDFWQILQDLQDHPLNVNTATAQELLRIPFISETVAREMVRYRRENGKFADAAALLAVSGVTDELLAAIVPYIRFRNERQLPVVDYRTQTGGFLHERRGDVEGQYTGRWQLYQRLRWRPTPDVLATAIWEKDAGEANWSDFGAFSLGYDWRKARSYLIFGDYNIETGQRLVFSGAYGTPLIANSFLPYRNAMFRFRPKSAVDENAFLRGAMWAYAPTETLNLLLFYSNHNLDANIDGETVRSIYNSGLHRTETELAKRDLLGEKVLGGVVQVQFKQWIAGVQASRFDYSIAVERPFTRPRDGFNYLSGFWQAGGDLLQSGGEIALLNGKFPAIQQSVLLHLPDSRWSYGAAVYYFHPEYWANHGRALGKISESPENGVGISMNASLKLAEQSRLAAYAWLNRDARDVEEFPQLKQVQQILFTQRIAKSELLLRYTRRSGERSGENSSGIRIPIAIRSHTWRVQLRSKISPKVQLTQRTEISKGATVFGAARDYGFALYSDVSYRPTKYFTIQTRWTVFDVPDFEYRLYEFETDLPGSFRNILLNDRGYKWFVLAGYEVWGSWRFSVKYQEMVYPDLETLSSGLDEILGNRKRILRLQLQVTY, encoded by the coding sequence ATGGGGCTGACGGGTCTGCTCCTGCTCATCCTTTTGGGGATGAATTTGCCAATATTGGCGCAAAATGAGGTGGATATTTCCGATCTGCTGGAAGGGCTGGAAAGCGAATCGATCGGGCAGACGGATTTTTGGCAAATTTTACAGGATTTGCAGGATCATCCGCTGAATGTGAATACCGCGACCGCGCAGGAATTGCTGCGAATTCCCTTTATTTCCGAAACCGTAGCCCGCGAAATGGTGCGATATCGCCGCGAAAACGGAAAATTTGCGGATGCCGCCGCGCTGCTGGCTGTCAGCGGCGTAACGGATGAGTTACTCGCCGCGATTGTGCCATATATCCGCTTTCGCAACGAACGGCAACTGCCCGTTGTGGATTACCGCACCCAAACCGGCGGATTTTTGCACGAACGGCGCGGCGATGTTGAAGGGCAATACACCGGACGTTGGCAGCTCTATCAGCGATTGCGCTGGCGCCCGACGCCGGATGTGCTGGCCACGGCGATCTGGGAAAAGGATGCGGGTGAAGCCAATTGGTCAGATTTCGGCGCGTTTTCGCTCGGTTACGATTGGCGGAAAGCGCGCTCGTATCTCATTTTTGGCGATTACAACATCGAAACCGGGCAGCGGCTGGTGTTCAGCGGCGCGTACGGCACGCCGTTGATCGCCAACAGTTTTCTGCCCTATCGCAACGCGATGTTCCGTTTTCGCCCCAAAAGCGCGGTCGATGAAAACGCCTTTCTGCGCGGCGCGATGTGGGCATACGCACCCACCGAAACGCTAAACTTGCTGCTGTTTTATTCCAACCACAACCTCGATGCGAACATCGACGGCGAAACCGTGCGCTCGATTTACAACAGCGGATTGCACCGCACGGAAACCGAGCTGGCAAAACGCGATTTACTCGGCGAAAAAGTGCTCGGCGGTGTGGTGCAAGTTCAATTTAAACAATGGATTGCGGGAGTTCAGGCGAGCCGCTTCGATTATTCGATAGCGGTTGAACGACCGTTTACGCGTCCGCGCGATGGGTTCAATTATCTCAGCGGATTTTGGCAGGCGGGCGGCGATCTGCTGCAATCCGGCGGCGAGATCGCCTTGCTCAACGGCAAATTTCCGGCGATCCAACAATCGGTTTTGCTGCATTTGCCGGATTCGCGATGGAGTTACGGCGCGGCGGTCTACTATTTTCACCCGGAATATTGGGCGAATCACGGGCGGGCATTGGGAAAAATCAGCGAATCGCCGGAAAACGGCGTGGGCATTTCCATGAACGCCTCGCTGAAACTGGCGGAGCAATCGCGGCTGGCGGCGTATGCGTGGCTTAATCGTGATGCCCGCGATGTTGAGGAGTTCCCGCAGTTGAAACAGGTGCAGCAAATTCTGTTCACCCAAAGAATTGCGAAATCGGAATTGCTGTTGCGTTACACCCGGCGCTCCGGCGAACGAAGCGGCGAAAATTCGTCCGGCATTCGCATCCCGATCGCGATCCGGTCGCATACCTGGCGGGTTCAGTTGCGCAGCAAAATATCGCCGAAGGTGCAGCTCACCCAGCGCACGGAAATCAGCAAAGGCGCAACGGTTTTCGGCGCTGCCCGCGATTACGGTTTCGCGCTGTATTCGGATGTCAGCTATCGTCCCACCAAATATTTTACGATTCAGACACGCTGGACGGTGTTCGACGTGCCGGATTTTGAGTATCGCCTGTATGAATTTGAAACGGATTTGCCCGGCTCGTTTCGCAATATTTTACTGAACGATCGCGGCTACAAATGGTTTGTGCTGGCGGGTTACGAGGTGTGGGGCAGTTGGCGCTTTTCCGTAAAATATCAGGAAATGGTTTACCCGGATCTGGAAACGCTGAGCAGCGGATTGGATGAAATTTTAGGCAATCGCAAACGCATATTGCGGCTGCAACTGCAGGTCACCTATTGA
- a CDS encoding GyrI-like domain-containing protein, giving the protein MEPRIETLTEKKLVGMHTTMSMADNQTRQLWQRFMPRRNEIANRIGSEFYSMQLFDFSSFANFTPNTHFEKWAAVEVANFENIPAEMASFTLPGGLYAVFFHKGAAATAPQTFQYIFGVWLPNSKYSLDDRPHFEVLGEKYQNDHPDSEEEIWIPVK; this is encoded by the coding sequence ATGGAACCCAGAATAGAAACGCTCACCGAAAAAAAACTCGTCGGGATGCACACAACCATGTCGATGGCTGACAACCAAACGCGGCAACTCTGGCAGCGGTTCATGCCCCGGCGAAACGAAATCGCCAATCGTATCGGCAGTGAATTTTATTCGATGCAACTGTTTGATTTTTCATCATTTGCGAATTTTACTCCGAACACGCACTTCGAAAAATGGGCGGCGGTGGAAGTTGCGAATTTCGAAAACATTCCCGCAGAAATGGCATCGTTTACGCTGCCGGGCGGATTGTACGCCGTATTTTTCCACAAAGGTGCAGCCGCGACCGCGCCGCAAACGTTTCAATATATTTTCGGGGTATGGCTGCCGAATTCAAAATATTCGCTGGATGACCGCCCGCATTTTGAGGTGTTGGGCGAAAAATACCAAAACGATCACCCGGATTCCGAGGAGGAAATCTGGATTCCGGTAAAATAG
- a CDS encoding DEAD/DEAH box helicase has product MKQSPEKSTPQLLFDKGTLLLRHLDAAMAENLPEVRWDGRVRSFRAPAFRYREIVLALRNNKLDYRDDARNFAPVALPLREKIVPRPHQTEAFAAWVNAGSNGVVTLPTGAGKTILAVMLIERTARPALIHVPTIDLMHQWYAVLKRYFDTDIGLLGGGYNEPGTLTVATYDSALLHVESKGNRFGLLIFDECHHLPGEQYQYCAISSLAPFRLGLTATPERTDGRESRLFQICGDICYRANIRDLEGETLAPYDVETLELDLTPEEQEAYQSARQQYLDFLKQENINMGSARGWNYFLWRTSLSPAGRAAFKAYLAQKQLSLAASAKLAAIWDLLQRHRGDRIIIFTQDNEMAYNIGKRFLLPVLTHHTKLKEREAFLNAFRNGEYPVLVTSKVLNEGVDVPEANVGIVVSGSGSVREHVQRLGRLLRAQPGKRAMLYELIAKGTGEHFTNKRRRQHHAYRKPK; this is encoded by the coding sequence ATGAAACAATCACCCGAAAAAAGTACGCCCCAACTGCTGTTCGACAAAGGCACGCTGCTGCTGCGCCACCTCGATGCGGCGATGGCGGAAAACCTGCCGGAAGTCCGGTGGGATGGGCGGGTGCGCAGCTTCCGTGCGCCGGCGTTTCGCTACCGGGAAATTGTGCTGGCGCTGCGCAACAACAAACTGGACTATCGCGATGACGCCCGGAATTTCGCGCCGGTTGCGCTGCCGCTGCGGGAAAAAATCGTGCCGCGTCCGCACCAAACCGAAGCGTTTGCGGCGTGGGTAAATGCCGGATCGAACGGCGTAGTAACCCTGCCCACGGGTGCGGGCAAAACCATTCTGGCAGTAATGCTCATCGAACGAACGGCACGTCCGGCGCTCATTCATGTGCCCACCATCGATCTGATGCACCAGTGGTACGCCGTGCTCAAACGCTATTTTGATACGGATATCGGGCTGCTCGGCGGCGGCTACAACGAGCCGGGAACCCTGACCGTCGCAACGTATGATTCGGCATTGCTGCATGTGGAAAGCAAGGGCAACCGCTTCGGGTTGCTGATTTTCGATGAATGCCATCACCTGCCCGGCGAGCAATACCAGTATTGCGCGATCAGCTCGCTGGCGCCGTTCCGGTTGGGACTGACCGCCACGCCGGAACGCACCGACGGGCGGGAATCGCGGCTGTTCCAGATTTGCGGCGACATTTGCTATCGCGCCAATATTCGCGATCTGGAAGGCGAAACCCTTGCGCCTTACGATGTGGAAACGCTGGAACTCGACCTCACGCCGGAAGAGCAGGAAGCCTACCAATCCGCCCGCCAGCAATACCTCGATTTCCTGAAACAGGAAAACATCAACATGGGATCGGCACGCGGCTGGAACTATTTTTTGTGGCGAACCAGCCTTTCGCCGGCGGGACGTGCAGCGTTCAAAGCGTATCTCGCCCAAAAGCAGCTCAGTCTGGCGGCGTCCGCAAAACTGGCGGCGATCTGGGATTTGCTGCAACGGCATCGCGGTGACCGGATCATCATTTTTACCCAGGACAACGAAATGGCCTACAATATCGGCAAGCGGTTTCTGCTGCCGGTGCTTACCCATCACACCAAATTGAAAGAACGCGAAGCGTTTTTGAACGCGTTTCGTAACGGCGAATATCCGGTGTTGGTCACCTCCAAAGTGCTGAACGAGGGCGTGGATGTGCCGGAGGCAAACGTCGGCATCGTGGTTTCCGGCAGCGGCAGCGTTCGCGAACACGTTCAACGGCTCGGCAGATTGCTCCGCGCCCAACCCGGCAAACGCGCGATGCTTTACGAGTTGATTGCCAAAGGCACCGGCGAGCACTTCACGAACAAACGACGGCGGCAGCACCACGCCTATCGCAAACCGAAGTGA
- a CDS encoding type II toxin-antitoxin system MqsA family antitoxin, with translation MTCIICKHGHTKPGFATVTLQRDKTIVIFKEVPAEICDNCGEYYLTEEISGKILKYAEEAAQKGAEVEILKFAA, from the coding sequence ATGACTTGCATCATTTGCAAACACGGACATACCAAACCCGGATTTGCGACAGTAACACTTCAGCGAGATAAAACAATTGTGATTTTTAAAGAAGTCCCGGCAGAGATTTGTGATAATTGCGGCGAATATTATCTCACCGAAGAAATTTCCGGAAAAATTTTAAAATATGCTGAAGAAGCTGCACAAAAAGGCGCCGAAGTGGAAATTTTGAAATTTGCTGCCTGA
- a CDS encoding DUF4258 domain-containing protein — MKCPELKFSGHALQRMFERRITENDVFSAIKNGEVIGEYPDDKPCPSFLLLSIVEQRPIHILIALCAEKKVCIIVTVYEPDSNIWHIDFKTRRKQ, encoded by the coding sequence ATGAAATGTCCAGAATTAAAATTTAGCGGTCACGCGCTACAACGTATGTTTGAACGACGGATTACCGAAAATGATGTTTTCAGTGCAATCAAAAACGGTGAGGTGATAGGAGAATATCCCGATGACAAACCTTGCCCAAGCTTTCTGCTTCTTTCAATTGTTGAACAAAGACCAATACATATATTAATTGCTTTGTGCGCAGAGAAAAAAGTATGTATTATTGTTACAGTGTATGAACCGGATTCAAATATCTGGCATATCGATTTTAAAACCAGGAGAAAACAATGA
- a CDS encoding NOL1/NOP2/sun family putative RNA methylase: MPEITPEINALFDTLLGADKQLVFEQIGNKLPHHIRFNPLKGDVELQKKLFAEQGFEFEQTTEHPDIYRMKYQPYPIGKSLSHFLGHFYVQDIASMVPALVLDPQPGEWVLDMSAAPGSKTTLMGSLMQNSGVILANDIVPKRLRALGKNLERMSIVNTKVYKWRGEQFGNVFFEQFDKVLLDPACSGLGTLHKNPEVLGWWSESHCDRLAGIQRSLLVSAVKSLKPGGRLVYSTCTVAPQENEANVDFLLNEFPMELEDIHLEGMRTWPGLTEYRGEKFHPDMHKTVRFYPVDRVTEGFYVACLRKTGGTRSPKSYKVKPPRHVSFLDHKTSPVKKYIDFLMMHFEIPEKIFKQFVYLMKGEIIFASKEMQDFPVFGGPMQTGMLMARPMDRGCKLNSNGVQLLGQYANRMIVDIDDLATLDKYVNREPLDISVDLPGQYIVKYNGSVIGYGVADKGQLKSQFPKADWPFSLAEPQISENPDSDDGLDID; the protein is encoded by the coding sequence ATGCCCGAAATTACCCCGGAAATAAACGCGCTGTTCGATACGCTTTTGGGCGCGGATAAACAGCTCGTTTTCGAACAAATCGGCAACAAACTGCCGCACCACATTCGTTTTAACCCGCTGAAAGGCGATGTTGAATTACAAAAAAAGCTCTTCGCCGAACAGGGATTCGAATTCGAGCAAACCACCGAACACCCGGATATTTACCGGATGAAATACCAGCCGTATCCGATCGGCAAAAGTTTGTCGCATTTTCTGGGGCATTTTTACGTGCAGGATATTGCATCGATGGTACCGGCGCTGGTGCTCGATCCCCAACCCGGCGAATGGGTGCTGGATATGTCCGCCGCGCCCGGCTCCAAAACCACCCTCATGGGTTCGCTAATGCAAAACAGCGGCGTCATTTTGGCAAACGACATCGTGCCGAAACGGCTGCGGGCGCTCGGCAAAAATCTGGAGCGAATGAGCATCGTCAACACAAAGGTTTACAAATGGCGCGGCGAGCAGTTTGGCAACGTGTTTTTTGAGCAATTCGACAAAGTGCTGCTCGATCCGGCTTGCTCCGGTTTGGGCACGCTCCACAAAAATCCCGAGGTGCTCGGCTGGTGGAGCGAATCGCATTGCGACCGGCTGGCGGGCATCCAGCGCAGCCTGCTGGTCAGCGCCGTAAAATCGCTGAAACCGGGCGGACGGCTGGTCTATTCCACCTGCACCGTCGCGCCGCAGGAAAATGAGGCAAATGTCGATTTCCTGCTCAACGAATTCCCGATGGAGCTGGAAGACATCCACCTCGAGGGTATGCGCACCTGGCCGGGACTGACCGAATACCGGGGCGAAAAATTTCATCCGGACATGCACAAAACCGTGCGGTTTTATCCGGTGGATCGCGTGACGGAAGGTTTTTACGTAGCATGTTTGCGCAAAACCGGCGGCACTCGTTCGCCGAAATCATACAAAGTGAAACCGCCGCGCCACGTGTCATTTCTCGATCACAAAACATCGCCGGTGAAAAAATACATCGATTTTTTGATGATGCATTTTGAAATCCCCGAAAAAATTTTCAAACAATTTGTCTATTTGATGAAAGGTGAGATCATTTTTGCCAGCAAGGAAATGCAGGATTTTCCGGTGTTTGGCGGACCGATGCAAACCGGCATGCTGATGGCACGGCCAATGGATCGCGGCTGCAAGCTGAATTCCAACGGCGTGCAATTGCTCGGGCAATACGCCAACCGCATGATCGTAGACATCGATGATCTGGCAACGCTCGATAAATACGTGAACCGCGAGCCGCTGGATATTTCGGTGGATTTGCCCGGACAATACATTGTGAAATACAACGGCAGCGTGATCGGCTACGGCGTGGCGGACAAAGGGCAACTGAAAAGCCAGTTCCCCAAAGCGGATTGGCCGTTTTCGCTAGCGGAACCGCAAATCAGCGAAAACCCGGATTCCGACGACGGGTTGGATATCGATTAA
- a CDS encoding chalcone isomerase family protein: MKQALFTCFTVLAIGFFCSVAAQEMVEEGSTGKMFPASVQFSYDGADYALNLTGTTVRKKFVFKVYGVAHYMDVSGKMSEKEALAKALEDGVAKQIVMDFSRDVGADKIQGAYRETFENNTTKAEYAAIESLVNQFIGYFNEEIKEDQQYVLRWLPGGVLLTTINGVEKPAITNAVLARALWSAWLGEDAIVDRENLVSRIAN, from the coding sequence ATGAAACAAGCACTTTTCACATGTTTTACCGTTTTGGCAATCGGATTCTTTTGTTCGGTCGCCGCGCAGGAAATGGTGGAAGAAGGATCGACCGGAAAAATGTTCCCGGCAAGTGTGCAATTTAGTTACGACGGCGCAGATTATGCACTGAACCTGACCGGCACAACTGTTCGCAAAAAGTTTGTTTTCAAAGTGTATGGCGTGGCGCATTATATGGATGTTTCCGGAAAAATGAGCGAAAAAGAAGCATTGGCCAAAGCGCTGGAAGATGGCGTTGCCAAACAAATTGTGATGGATTTTTCCCGCGATGTCGGCGCAGATAAAATTCAGGGCGCCTATCGCGAAACGTTCGAAAACAACACAACCAAAGCGGAATACGCAGCCATTGAATCGCTCGTAAATCAATTTATCGGGTATTTTAACGAGGAAATCAAAGAAGATCAGCAGTATGTATTGCGCTGGTTGCCGGGCGGCGTGTTGCTCACCACCATCAACGGTGTGGAAAAACCAGCCATCACCAACGCGGTGCTTGCCCGCGCGCTGTGGTCCGCATGGTTGGGCGAAGATGCCATTGTTGATCGCGAAAATCTGGTCAGCCGGATTGCAAATTAG